Within Schumannella luteola, the genomic segment GGCGCGGGCCGGTGCGGAGTTCTGCTCGCACTCCTAGGCTGGAGGCGAAGCCGCCGTCGGGCGGCGCGTGAGGAGCTCCCCGTGACCGACCCCCAGCAGCCGGCCGAGCAGTCGAAGCAGCCGCAGCCGCCCGTGACGTCGGCGCCGGAGCCGTCAGACGCGCTCGACGAGGATGCGGAGCAGACGCGCCTGCGCAGCGACTTCTCCCGCGCGCCCCGTTCCGCGTCTCCCGGCGCGACTCCTGGTGAGGCTCCCTCGCCGCAGCCGATCGGCGCTCCGCCGGCAGGCATCACCCCGCCGCCGGCAGGACCCGTCGGCATCTCGGCGCCGCCCGCCGCACCGAGCGGAGACTCCGTGCCCGCTCCGCATCCCGCGGCTGCACCGCCTCCCGCGGCTGGACCGGACGCCGCGCTCGCGCCCGACGCCGGACCTGCGCACGCAGCGCCCGGAGCGCCGGCGGCGCCGTCCGCTCCCGCCCAGCCGTCCGCTCCGCAGCAGCCCGGGCAGTACGGCGCCCCGCAGCCGGGTGCCGCGCCGGGACAGCAGTCCGGTCAGTTCGGGGCTCCGCCGCAGCAGGGGCAGTACGGCGCTCCGCAGCAGTACAGCGGGTACGGCGCGCAGCCGCAGCAGCCGTACGGGGCTCCCCAGCAGCCGCAGCAGCCGCACGGCGTTCCGCAGCAGCAGGGCCAGTACGGCGTTCCGCAGCAGCAGGGCCAGTACGGCGTTCCGCAGCAGCAGGGCCAGTACGGGGCTCCGCAGCAGCCAGGGCAGTACGGGACTCCGCAGCAGCCGGGAACTCCGCAGCAGCAGCAGAGTCAGTTCGGGGCTCCGCAGCAGCCGACGCAGCACGAGGCTCCGCCGCAGCACGAGCAGCAGCCCGCGCCGTCGGCGACGCCGGGTCACGAGCAGGGCGTCGAGAACCCCGACCCCGCCGAGAGCGCCGCACCGCAGCAGGGCGGCTCACCGCAGCCGCAGCAGCCGGGCGCGGAGCAGTACGCGCAGCAGCAGCAGGCTCAGGCCGGCGCCTACGGCGCCGCGAACGCGCAGTACACGGCGGCTCCGCAGTACGGCGCACCGGGTCAGAACCCGAACCCCGGCTATGCCGCGGCGCCGCGCTCCGGCAGCCTGCTCACCCGCTGGGGCATCGGCGGCATCGGCGCGGGCATCGTGCTCATCGCGGTGATCGTCGATCTGCTGCGCGCGCTCCTGTCGCCCCTCATCTACAGCGTCAGCAGCGGCGCGCTCGACGCGGCCAACACCCTGACGTTCGTCGGCAGCATCCTGGTCGTGGTGATCGCCCTCGTCGCAGGCGTGCTGGCCATCCTGTCGCTCGTGCGACGTGAGCCGTCGAAGGTCCCCGCGGCGATCGCTCTCTCGCTGTCGGCCTACATCGTGCTGAGCTTCGCGTTCAGCTGGCTCAGCAGCCTGTTCTACCGCTTCATCTGAGGCCTGCGCCGCTGCAGCGGGCGGTCCGCTCCGGTGCGGTCTGCCGTCCACGCGACGACGGCCGATCGACCGACCACGTGGCCCCGTCGCCTCTCCGGGCGACGGGGTCACGTGTGCCATCCACAGGATGCGTCGTCGTCCGCGCCGACCGGACGCGATCCTGCGGCGCGAACCTCGTCGTGTCTCGCTCGTCGGCACCCTCGCCGGGTACCTCTCCACGCTCGGCTGAGCGCGGGCGGGCGCGAGCGCCGTCGCAACGAGGGCCAGGAACCGCCGGAGTAGGCTGAGCGCGCAGTCGACGGCGGCTCCGCCGCGCGGCTGGCGACTTCCGTTCCCGCACCGACAGGAGCCCCTGCGTGACCCGCGTTCTCGACCTCGCCACCATCCCCGGAGACGGAATCGGAGTCGAGGTGGTCGCCGAGGCGCTCGCCGTGCTGACGGCCGCGGTCGGGTCCGACGTCGAGGTGACGACCACCGAGTACCCCTTCGGCGCCGAGCACTTCCTCGCGACCGGCCACATCCTCGACGACGGCGACCTGGCCTCGCTCACGCAGCACGAGGCGATCCTGTTCGGGGCGGTGGGCGGAGACCCCCGCGACGCGCGTCTCGCGGGCGGCATCATCGAGCGCGGACTGCTGCTCAAGCTGCGCTTCGCCTTCGACCACTACGTCAACCTGCGCCCGACGAAGCTCTACCCCTCGGTCACGAGCCCGCTCGCGAACCCGGGCGAGGTCGACTTCGTGATCGTGCGCGAGGGCACCGAGGGGCCGTACGTCGGCAACGGCGGCGTCATCCGTCAGGGCACGCCGCACGAGATCTCGACCGAGGTGAGCATCAACACCGCGCACGGGGTCGAGCGCGTCGTGAAGCACGCCTTCGAGCTGGCCGAGAAGCGCGGCAAGAAGGTCACGCTGGTGCACAAGACGAACGTGCTGACGCACGCGGGCTCCACCTGGTCGCGCCTCGTCGCGGAGGAGGCGGCCAATCACCCGGACGTGGTCTGGGACTACCTGCACGTGGATGCGGCGACGATCTTCCTGGTGACCGACCCTGCTAGGTTCGACGTCATCGTCACCGACAACCTCTTCGGCGACATCCTGACCGATCTGGCCGGCGCGATCAGCGGCGGCATCGGGCTCGCCGC encodes:
- a CDS encoding DUF5336 domain-containing protein, translating into MTDPQQPAEQSKQPQPPVTSAPEPSDALDEDAEQTRLRSDFSRAPRSASPGATPGEAPSPQPIGAPPAGITPPPAGPVGISAPPAAPSGDSVPAPHPAAAPPPAAGPDAALAPDAGPAHAAPGAPAAPSAPAQPSAPQQPGQYGAPQPGAAPGQQSGQFGAPPQQGQYGAPQQYSGYGAQPQQPYGAPQQPQQPHGVPQQQGQYGVPQQQGQYGVPQQQGQYGAPQQPGQYGTPQQPGTPQQQQSQFGAPQQPTQHEAPPQHEQQPAPSATPGHEQGVENPDPAESAAPQQGGSPQPQQPGAEQYAQQQQAQAGAYGAANAQYTAAPQYGAPGQNPNPGYAAAPRSGSLLTRWGIGGIGAGIVLIAVIVDLLRALLSPLIYSVSSGALDAANTLTFVGSILVVVIALVAGVLAILSLVRREPSKVPAAIALSLSAYIVLSFAFSWLSSLFYRFI
- a CDS encoding 3-isopropylmalate dehydrogenase encodes the protein MTRVLDLATIPGDGIGVEVVAEALAVLTAAVGSDVEVTTTEYPFGAEHFLATGHILDDGDLASLTQHEAILFGAVGGDPRDARLAGGIIERGLLLKLRFAFDHYVNLRPTKLYPSVTSPLANPGEVDFVIVREGTEGPYVGNGGVIRQGTPHEISTEVSINTAHGVERVVKHAFELAEKRGKKVTLVHKTNVLTHAGSTWSRLVAEEAANHPDVVWDYLHVDAATIFLVTDPARFDVIVTDNLFGDILTDLAGAISGGIGLAASGNVNPEGAFPSMFEPVHGSAPDIAGQQKADPTAAILSAALLLDHVGLPEAAARVTAAVSADLAERGSATRTTSEVGAAIAQRVAAAAPTH